One Edaphobacter flagellatus genomic region harbors:
- a CDS encoding ATP-binding protein, translating to MLAAAPETPTSLDKIVEALRTVPALEGLADSEYRWLATHSTERVGEDGALIFCENELAFHMNIILRGDVMAHRRKSGPVARFVGRTSRVTGKLPFSRMKTWGADGRSVGPVWVLDVHEDLFDEMLCVIPSMAQRCVTLLLDRVRDFTRMDEQAEKLLALGKLAANLSHELNNPASAAQRSASMIAAGLGEADEAKYRLGRLFASEEEMERYNAWARDVRKQVKSAQSFSPIPKSPLEASDQEEAMVRWLEQHHVPSPWDIGPVLAEMRVSVEMLDQLASQINAQVLPATISTFANSLRVEAMADTVVDSSERIFELISAIRGYSFMDQAPIQEIDLAQSIENTLAMFRSRMSRVITKLEFEPDLSRVSAYGSELNQVWSALIENALDAMHDQGALTIAIRQTGQTMIVEVKDDGTGIDPAIQSRIFEPFFTTKPLGTAMGLGLDTVQRIVNKHAGSVAMESVPHSTCFQVRIPINLLQAY from the coding sequence GTGCTTGCTGCTGCACCAGAGACGCCTACCTCGTTGGACAAGATCGTCGAGGCGTTGCGCACCGTGCCTGCTCTGGAGGGACTGGCCGACTCAGAGTATCGCTGGCTGGCAACGCACAGCACAGAGCGTGTCGGTGAAGACGGGGCATTGATCTTCTGCGAGAACGAGCTCGCGTTCCACATGAACATCATTCTGCGCGGCGACGTTATGGCGCACCGGCGAAAGTCTGGTCCGGTGGCCCGCTTCGTGGGGCGCACGTCGCGAGTTACGGGGAAGCTGCCGTTCTCGCGTATGAAGACATGGGGGGCGGATGGACGCAGCGTGGGACCAGTATGGGTTCTGGACGTCCACGAGGATCTCTTCGACGAGATGTTGTGTGTGATTCCGTCGATGGCGCAGCGCTGTGTAACGTTGCTGCTGGATCGTGTCCGCGACTTTACGCGTATGGATGAGCAGGCTGAGAAGCTGCTCGCATTAGGTAAGCTTGCTGCGAACCTGTCGCATGAGTTGAACAATCCCGCTTCCGCTGCACAGCGCTCCGCCTCGATGATCGCTGCTGGATTGGGCGAGGCAGACGAGGCGAAGTATCGTCTCGGCAGGCTATTCGCATCTGAGGAGGAGATGGAGCGTTACAACGCCTGGGCACGCGATGTGCGGAAGCAGGTGAAGAGCGCGCAAAGTTTTTCTCCGATTCCTAAGAGCCCGCTTGAGGCAAGCGACCAGGAAGAGGCCATGGTGCGCTGGCTGGAGCAACATCATGTGCCATCGCCGTGGGATATCGGTCCGGTACTTGCGGAGATGCGGGTATCGGTCGAGATGCTCGATCAGCTTGCATCGCAAATCAACGCGCAGGTATTGCCTGCCACGATCAGCACCTTTGCCAATTCGCTGCGCGTGGAGGCGATGGCGGATACGGTTGTGGATTCAAGCGAGCGTATCTTCGAATTGATCAGTGCAATTCGTGGCTACTCGTTTATGGATCAGGCGCCGATACAGGAGATCGATCTGGCGCAGTCGATCGAGAATACGCTGGCGATGTTCCGCTCGCGCATGAGCCGTGTGATAACGAAGCTGGAGTTTGAGCCGGACCTTTCGCGAGTAAGCGCATATGGCAGCGAATTGAATCAGGTGTGGTCGGCACTGATTGAGAATGCGCTGGATGCGATGCACGATCAGGGAGCGCTAACGATTGCGATTCGTCAAACCGGGCAGACGATGATCGTCGAGGTAAAAGATGACGGAACCGGGATTGATCCAGCTATCCAGTCCCGCATCTTCGAACCGTTCTTTACAACGAAGCCGTTAGGCACGGCGATGGGTCTTGGGCTAGATACGGTACAGCGCATCGTCAACAAGCATGCAGGTTCTGTCGCGATGGAATCGGTACCGCACAGCACGTGCTTCCAGGTGCGCATTCCGATCAATCTACTGCAGGCTTATTGA
- a CDS encoding VOC family protein yields the protein MNHHEIHPGVQVGHVHLKVANLERALNFYQNVLGLKVTQRIGNSAAFLSAGGYHHHIGLNTWESRDGEPPAPGTTGLYHLALLYPDRAALGDALKRLLKAGIQLDGAADHGVSEALYLRDPDGNGVELYRDRPKDEWPRDAHGELAMYTRPLHLESLLAEAQ from the coding sequence ATGAACCATCACGAGATCCATCCCGGCGTACAGGTAGGACATGTTCACCTGAAGGTAGCTAACCTTGAGCGCGCCCTCAATTTCTACCAGAACGTTCTTGGTTTAAAAGTCACACAGCGAATCGGCAACTCTGCTGCCTTCCTCTCCGCTGGGGGCTATCATCACCACATCGGGCTGAACACATGGGAGAGCCGTGATGGAGAGCCACCTGCTCCCGGCACCACTGGGCTGTATCACCTCGCGCTTCTCTACCCTGATCGCGCAGCGCTTGGCGATGCCTTGAAACGCCTTCTCAAAGCCGGTATTCAACTCGACGGAGCAGCGGACCACGGCGTAAGCGAAGCACTCTACCTTCGCGATCCCGACGGCAATGGTGTTGAGCTATATCGCGATCGGCCCAAAGACGAATGGCCACGAGATGCTCATGGCGAGTTGGCCATGTACACGCGTCCGCTCCATCTTGAGTCTCTGCTTGCAGAAGCTCAATAA
- a CDS encoding GlsB/YeaQ/YmgE family stress response membrane protein: MLSLLWTALIGLVVGALAKLIMPGKDPGGILITMVLGIAGSFVGTFLGRLVGHYQEGQSAGFIMSLLGAVILLGIYHFIKQRQMV; the protein is encoded by the coding sequence ATGTTGAGTCTGTTGTGGACAGCCCTGATCGGTCTCGTTGTTGGTGCGCTCGCTAAATTGATCATGCCGGGTAAAGATCCTGGCGGCATTCTTATTACGATGGTCCTGGGCATTGCCGGATCCTTCGTCGGAACCTTCCTCGGCCGCCTGGTAGGACACTATCAGGAAGGACAATCAGCCGGGTTCATCATGTCGTTGCTGGGCGCAGTCATCCTGCTGGGTATCTATCACTTCATCAAACAGCGTCAGATGGTGTAA
- a CDS encoding sensor domain-containing protein, translating into MLDSPRPWMWKAGLSVALVGLALTASWSLVRGTRLDALIITATICAGAAIVFWTIERERERKAAHKGVEDAESKFLAAAEASLDTFSILEAVRDPNGRITDFRFQYVNANAEKLTGRPRAELLQHSLCDAMPILKAGPMFDRCCQVVETGVPFSKELQVPEGNLLKAPWIRVQVVRLSDGLAVTVSDISESKATHQRYEHLVEFTDSVIQNAPFSIIATDVSGTITEMNLAAEKLTGYTREELIGKAPLTILHDERELAAKAGDALDIADSMDRIGFEVLSAGAAAGEIEEKEWTLVKRDGSKIPINLAMRAVRSEAGEVSGFVGISFDITERRQMLQYVTHLATHDQLTGLLGRALLRDKTVEAVERARRYGTKVALFVIDLDQFKRINDSLGHTSGDQILIEAANRLRRSVRSTDIVARVGGDEFVVVMTDITSLADVDLCAVNLVSKFAPEIDIDNHLVNVTASIGVCVYPDFASDAKHLLKRADSAMYAAKENGRNQHQIFSEDMLKETADRLMMEHALRHALANGELSLHYQPQLSLTTGMITGMEALLRWKHPRLGNVPPAQFIPLAEETGLIVPIGEWAFMTACREGKALQDEAGSDLTVSVNLSPRQLQQRNLVDVIAHALASSGLAARNLEIEITENMLMVNSDGNLEKLQKIRELGARISIDDFGTGFCSFSYLLQYQVDRLKIDKSFVKQAGTDPNAAAVVRTIIAMSHGLAIRVVAEGVETEEQLRFLMRRKCDEAQGNYIGLPVPAYEFTDSIRDCNVVGALQTSDSGRYTI; encoded by the coding sequence ATGCCGAATCGAAGTTCCTGGCAGCCGCGGAAGCCAGCCTGGATACTTTTTCCATCCTTGAAGCTGTCCGCGATCCGAACGGACGCATCACCGACTTTCGCTTCCAATATGTTAACGCCAATGCGGAAAAACTAACCGGGCGTCCGCGCGCGGAACTGCTTCAGCATAGCCTCTGCGACGCCATGCCCATCCTGAAGGCCGGGCCAATGTTTGACCGCTGCTGTCAGGTCGTTGAGACGGGAGTTCCCTTCAGCAAAGAGCTTCAGGTACCGGAAGGAAACCTACTCAAAGCCCCGTGGATTCGAGTGCAGGTAGTTCGCCTGTCGGATGGACTCGCCGTTACTGTAAGCGACATCAGCGAATCCAAGGCAACGCATCAGCGATACGAGCACCTGGTCGAATTTACCGATTCTGTCATCCAGAACGCCCCCTTCAGCATCATCGCTACCGACGTGAGCGGCACGATTACCGAGATGAATCTCGCCGCCGAAAAACTGACCGGCTATACACGTGAAGAGCTCATCGGCAAAGCGCCGTTGACAATTCTGCATGACGAGCGAGAACTGGCGGCGAAGGCCGGCGATGCTCTCGATATTGCCGACAGTATGGATCGCATCGGCTTTGAAGTTCTTTCCGCCGGTGCGGCAGCGGGTGAGATCGAAGAAAAAGAGTGGACCCTGGTCAAGCGCGATGGAAGCAAAATCCCCATCAATCTCGCAATGCGCGCTGTACGATCTGAAGCTGGCGAAGTGAGCGGATTTGTCGGCATCTCATTCGACATTACGGAACGCAGGCAGATGCTGCAGTACGTCACACATCTGGCAACCCACGACCAGCTGACCGGGTTGTTGGGCCGTGCTCTGTTGCGCGATAAGACCGTTGAAGCTGTCGAGCGAGCACGCAGATACGGCACCAAGGTTGCGCTCTTTGTCATCGATCTGGATCAGTTCAAGCGCATCAACGACTCGCTCGGCCATACTTCCGGCGATCAGATTCTCATTGAAGCAGCCAATCGCCTGCGGCGTTCCGTGCGCAGTACTGATATTGTGGCCCGCGTTGGAGGCGATGAGTTCGTCGTGGTGATGACTGACATCACCAGCCTTGCCGACGTTGATTTGTGCGCTGTCAATCTGGTGAGCAAGTTTGCGCCGGAGATCGACATCGACAATCACCTGGTGAACGTCACCGCCAGCATCGGCGTCTGCGTCTATCCAGACTTTGCATCCGACGCGAAGCATCTGTTGAAGCGTGCCGACTCCGCGATGTATGCGGCGAAAGAGAATGGACGCAACCAGCATCAGATCTTCAGCGAAGACATGCTCAAAGAGACAGCCGACCGGCTGATGATGGAGCATGCTCTTCGCCATGCCCTTGCGAACGGTGAGTTATCGCTTCACTATCAGCCGCAGCTCTCGCTGACGACCGGCATGATTACAGGCATGGAGGCGCTGCTTCGCTGGAAGCATCCGCGACTGGGCAATGTACCTCCTGCACAGTTCATCCCCCTGGCAGAAGAGACAGGCCTGATTGTTCCCATCGGCGAATGGGCCTTTATGACCGCATGCCGCGAAGGCAAGGCGCTACAGGATGAAGCTGGATCCGATCTCACTGTCTCCGTCAATCTCTCGCCACGTCAGCTGCAGCAACGCAATTTAGTGGATGTGATCGCGCACGCACTCGCCAGCAGCGGACTTGCTGCGCGCAACCTTGAGATTGAGATCACAGAGAACATGCTGATGGTGAACTCCGACGGCAATCTTGAGAAGCTGCAAAAGATTCGTGAGCTCGGCGCACGCATCTCCATCGACGATTTTGGCACCGGCTTCTGCAGCTTCTCCTACCTGCTGCAATATCAGGTCGACCGACTGAAGATTGATAAAAGCTTCGTCAAGCAGGCTGGAACCGACCCGAACGCTGCCGCCGTTGTTCGAACCATCATTGCCATGTCTCATGGCCTGGCGATCCGGGTTGTTGCTGAGGGAGTCGAAACCGAAGAGCAGCTGCGCTTCCTGATGCGCCGTAAATGCGATGAAGCACAGGGAAACTATATTGGCCTCCCTGTGCCTGCCTACGAGTTCACCGACTCGATCCGCGATTGTAATGTGGTGGGTGCTCTACAAACTTCCGATTCTGGACGTTACACCATCTGA